One window of the Bartonella bacilliformis KC583 genome contains the following:
- the argC gene encoding N-acetyl-gamma-glutamyl-phosphate reductase — protein MATKIFIDGEHGTTGLQIQKRLAARSDLELLSIPHVDRHNIDLRYDYFNQADIAILCLPDDAARETIKLLKNNKKIRIIDSSTAHRTATDWVYGFPEMTAEQKKCIQAARYVANPGCYATGAISLLRPLREAGLLDAHYPISINAVSGYTGGGKLLIAQIENQSQQDSLQSNYFVYGLNLKHKHLSEIKIHGWINKTPIFVPSVGRFPQGMIVNLPLHRHLFTKSANCSNLREIFKAHYEGQNIVSIASQEETETLTRLDPECLAHKDNMKIFVFGDEREGIFNLCAVLDNLGKGASAAAVQNLNLMLLDS, from the coding sequence ATGGCAACAAAAATTTTTATTGATGGTGAGCATGGAACAACCGGGCTTCAAATACAAAAGAGACTAGCAGCGCGTTCTGATTTAGAATTACTCTCAATTCCTCATGTAGATCGGCATAACATTGATCTGCGATATGATTATTTTAATCAAGCAGATATTGCTATCTTATGTCTTCCAGATGATGCTGCACGCGAAACAATAAAATTGCTTAAAAATAATAAAAAAATTAGAATTATTGACAGTTCAACAGCACACCGTACTGCAACAGATTGGGTTTATGGTTTTCCTGAAATGACAGCAGAACAAAAAAAATGTATTCAAGCAGCCCGTTATGTTGCCAATCCTGGGTGTTACGCTACTGGTGCAATCAGCTTGCTTCGACCATTACGCGAAGCAGGTCTTCTAGACGCTCACTACCCAATATCCATTAATGCTGTCTCTGGCTACACGGGTGGCGGTAAACTATTGATTGCACAAATAGAAAACCAATCTCAACAAGATTCTCTGCAAAGCAATTATTTTGTTTATGGCCTTAATCTCAAACATAAACACCTGTCAGAAATTAAAATCCATGGGTGGATCAATAAAACACCTATTTTTGTGCCAAGTGTCGGTCGTTTCCCGCAAGGAATGATTGTAAATCTTCCCCTACATCGTCATTTATTTACAAAATCAGCTAACTGCTCTAATTTGCGTGAAATTTTCAAGGCTCATTATGAGGGGCAAAATATCGTATCAATTGCATCACAAGAAGAAACTGAAACATTAACTAGATTAGACCCAGAATGCTTAGCTCATAAAGACAATATGAAAATTTTTGTTTTCGGTGATGAACGTGAAGGGATTTTCAATCTGTGTGCTGTGTTAGATAATCTAGGAAAAGGCGCATCTGCAGCAGCTGTTCAAAATCTTAACTTAATGCTTTTAGATAGCTGA
- a CDS encoding COX15/CtaA family protein yields MAIKKLNNITLTPLQKQNRKKIQVWLYTILLLCFAIVLVGGATRLTGSGLSITEWKPIHGVIPPISINQWQEEFLKYQQIAQYKVLNRDMTLNAFKVIFWWEWGHRVLGRFVGLVALLGLVLFWVTKRIEKNIFLQLLTVPILIAMQGIIGWWMVASGLGQSNLTSVSQYRLAIHLIAACLVIIFVTYLSRGLAEYSEKPANQGVQHFAGWLVFLILVEIYFGALVAGLHAGKVYNTWPLMDGQILPDGLLNYDPVWLNFFENPLTVQFVHRCFSYFLFITAVIHALYVQKSVPHSAHAHRAIFLCIMIVMQAFLGIITLLHEVPISLGLIHQGGALVVLCFSVMHWRATKGAYRVVE; encoded by the coding sequence ATGGCAATAAAGAAATTAAATAATATCACTTTAACGCCACTACAAAAACAAAATAGGAAAAAGATTCAGGTGTGGCTCTATACTATTTTATTGCTTTGCTTCGCAATCGTTTTAGTAGGAGGCGCTACGCGTTTAACGGGTTCTGGGTTATCAATTACTGAATGGAAGCCGATTCATGGTGTGATCCCGCCAATTAGTATCAATCAATGGCAGGAAGAATTTTTAAAGTATCAACAAATAGCCCAATATAAGGTGCTTAATCGTGATATGACCTTAAATGCGTTTAAGGTCATTTTTTGGTGGGAGTGGGGACATCGTGTTCTTGGACGTTTTGTTGGTCTTGTAGCTTTATTAGGCTTAGTTTTGTTTTGGGTTACCAAGCGTATTGAGAAAAATATTTTTCTTCAGCTTCTTACTGTGCCAATTCTAATTGCCATGCAAGGTATTATCGGTTGGTGGATGGTTGCATCAGGCCTTGGTCAAAGCAATCTGACAAGCGTTAGTCAGTACCGTTTAGCCATTCATCTTATAGCTGCATGTCTTGTGATTATTTTTGTCACATATTTATCCCGAGGTTTAGCAGAATATTCAGAAAAACCAGCAAATCAAGGGGTTCAACATTTTGCAGGTTGGCTTGTATTTCTTATTTTAGTTGAAATCTATTTTGGTGCTCTAGTAGCAGGTCTTCACGCGGGTAAGGTCTATAATACATGGCCATTGATGGATGGACAAATTTTACCAGATGGATTATTGAATTATGATCCAGTTTGGCTAAATTTTTTTGAAAATCCTTTAACTGTTCAATTTGTTCATCGTTGTTTTTCTTATTTTTTATTTATTACAGCGGTTATTCATGCTCTATATGTACAGAAAAGTGTACCGCATTCAGCTCATGCTCATCGTGCAATTTTTTTATGCATAATGATTGTTATGCAAGCATTTTTAGGCATCATAACATTATTACATGAAGTGCCAATCAGTTTGGGGCTTATTCATCAGGGGGGTGCATTAGTTGTCTTGTGCTTCTCTGTGATGCATTGGCGGGCAACAAAAGGAGCTTACCGTGTTGTTGAATAG
- the hflX gene encoding GTPase HflX yields the protein MMDVNEGCGRFISQVLKRGRTVIFVPVYHGNKNEKIANERSVSSRVKEALGLARAIGLDVVHHEIVNITTPHPSTLFGSGKVEEFKQVLSHFNEPRIAVLIVDYSLTPVQQCNLEKLWNCKVIDRTALILEIFGDRAQTKEGVLQVELAYLSYQKGRLVRSWTHLERQRGGHGFLGGPGETQIEADRRILQDKIVRVRRELKTVIKTRALHRANRKKTCHPVIALVGYTNAGKSTLFNRLSGANILTKDMLFATLDPTLRKITLPYGKTVLLSDTVGFISNLPTHLIAAFRATLEEVIEADLIIHVRDISDPDHQFHAQDVLEILSSLGIDINDKGRIIEVWNKIDILDQHVLNALQMNTKTLLNPALMVSALTGEGLKQLLITIEKLISGEMQNIEFVLRPESMSLIDWFYKNSGKIEQESHDDGSITIKAVLTCEAKKRFDRIKRNYTSKSHLKSY from the coding sequence ATGATGGATGTAAATGAGGGATGTGGAAGATTTATTTCACAGGTCTTAAAACGAGGGCGCACTGTTATTTTTGTACCAGTTTATCATGGAAACAAAAATGAAAAAATTGCAAATGAGCGTTCAGTATCTTCCCGAGTAAAAGAGGCATTAGGATTAGCACGCGCTATAGGGCTTGATGTTGTTCATCATGAAATTGTTAATATCACCACACCACATCCTTCGACTTTATTTGGATCAGGTAAGGTAGAGGAATTTAAACAAGTATTATCGCATTTTAACGAGCCTCGTATTGCTGTTTTAATCGTGGACTATTCTCTGACACCAGTCCAGCAGTGTAATTTAGAAAAATTGTGGAACTGTAAAGTTATTGACAGAACCGCTCTTATTCTTGAAATTTTTGGCGATCGTGCACAGACGAAAGAGGGAGTGCTGCAAGTTGAATTAGCGTATTTATCTTATCAAAAAGGCAGGCTTGTTCGTAGTTGGACACATTTGGAAAGGCAGCGTGGTGGTCATGGTTTTTTGGGTGGTCCTGGTGAAACGCAGATTGAAGCGGATAGGCGTATTTTACAAGATAAAATTGTTCGTGTTCGCCGCGAATTAAAAACAGTTATTAAAACGCGTGCTCTTCATAGAGCGAATAGAAAAAAAACGTGTCATCCTGTTATAGCTTTGGTAGGATATACCAATGCAGGAAAATCAACGCTTTTTAATCGTTTAAGTGGTGCAAATATATTAACAAAAGATATGCTATTTGCAACACTTGATCCAACTTTACGCAAAATCACTCTTCCTTATGGAAAAACTGTTCTCTTATCTGATACTGTAGGTTTTATTTCTAATTTACCAACTCATCTGATTGCAGCTTTTAGAGCAACTCTTGAAGAAGTAATTGAAGCTGATTTAATTATTCATGTAAGAGATATATCAGATCCTGATCATCAATTTCATGCTCAGGATGTCTTAGAAATACTTTCGAGTCTTGGTATAGATATTAACGATAAGGGGCGTATTATAGAAGTTTGGAATAAAATTGATATATTGGATCAGCATGTATTGAATGCTTTGCAAATGAATACAAAAACATTGTTAAATCCTGCATTAATGGTGTCTGCTCTTACAGGAGAAGGATTAAAGCAATTATTAATAACTATTGAAAAATTGATTTCCGGAGAGATGCAAAATATTGAGTTTGTTTTAAGACCTGAGTCAATGTCATTGATTGATTGGTTTTATAAAAATTCTGGAAAAATAGAACAGGAAAGCCATGATGATGGCTCTATTACTATTAAAGCAGTTTTAACCTGTGAAGCAAAAAAACGGTTTGATCGTATCAAAAGAAATTATACGTCAAAATCTCATCTGAAGTCTTATTAA
- the hfq gene encoding RNA chaperone Hfq yields MVERSQHLQDVFLKTVRKQEISLTIFLVNGVKLTGIVTSFDNFCILLRRDGHAQLVYKHAISTIMPGQPIKIFEGEGCE; encoded by the coding sequence ATGGTAGAACGATCACAACACCTTCAGGATGTATTTTTAAAGACTGTTCGCAAGCAAGAAATTTCTCTTACAATTTTTCTCGTGAATGGCGTTAAATTAACGGGTATTGTAACGTCATTTGATAATTTTTGTATTCTTTTGCGTCGTGATGGACATGCGCAATTGGTTTATAAGCACGCTATTTCTACAATTATGCCGGGTCAGCCTATAAAAATATTTGAAGGTGAGGGGTGTGAATAA